One region of Miscanthus floridulus cultivar M001 chromosome 19, ASM1932011v1, whole genome shotgun sequence genomic DNA includes:
- the LOC136529883 gene encoding glyceraldehyde-3-phosphate dehydrogenase 1, cytosolic-like, with protein MGKIKIGINGFGRIGRLVARVALQSEDVELVAVNDPFITTDYMTYMFKYDTVHGHWKHSDITLKDSKTLLFGEKPVTVFGIRNPEEIPWGEAGADYVVESTGVFTDKDKAAAHLKGGAKKVVISAPSKDAPMFVVGVNEDRYTSDINIVSNASCTTNCLAPLAKVIHDNFGIIEGLMTTVHSITATQKTVDGPSAKDWRGGRAASFNIIPSSTGAAKAVGKVLPDLNGKLTGMSFRVPTVDVSVVDLTVRIEKGAPYEDIKKAIKAASEGPLKGIIGYVEEDLVSTDFVGDSRSSIFDAKAGIALNDNFIKLVSWYDNEWGYSNRVVDLIRHMFKTQ; from the exons ATGG GCAAGATCAAGATCGGAATCAACG GTTTCGGAAGGATCGGCAGGCTCGTGGCCAGGGTCGCGCTCCAGAGCGAGGATGTCGAGCTGGTCGCCGTCAACGACCCCTTCATCACCACGGACTACATG ACCTACATGTTCAAGTATGACACAGTGCACGGCCACTGGAAGCACAGTGACATCACACTCAAGGACTCCAAGACCCTCCTCTTCGGTGAGAAGCCGGTCACCGTCTTTGGCATCAG GAACCCTGAGGAGATCCCGTGGGGTGAGGCTGGTGCTGACTATGTTGTTGAGTCCACTGGTGTCTTCACTGACAAGGACAAGGCTGCGGCTCACTTGAAG GGTGGTGCCAAGAAGGTTGTTATCTCTGCCCCAAGCAAAGATGCACCCATGTTCGTTGTTGGTGTCAATGAGGACAGGTACACCTCGGATATTAACATTGTTTCCAATGCTAGCTGCACAACAAACTGCCTTGCTCCCCTTGCCAAG GTCATCCATGACAACTTTGGTATCATCGAGGGTCTGATGACAACTGTTCATTCCATCACTG CCACCCAGAAGACTGTTGATGGACCCTCAGCCAAGGACTGGAGAGGTGGCAGGGCTGCTAGCTTTAACATCATCCCCAGCAGCACTGGTGCTGCCAAG GCTGTCGGTAAGGTTCTTCCTGATTTGAATGGCAAGCTCACTGGTATGTCCTTCCGGGTTCCCACCGTGGATGTGTCAGTTGTTGACCTCACTGTCAGAATCGAGAAGGGTGCCCCCTATGAGGATATCAAGAAAGCTATTAA GGCTGCTTCTGAGGGCCCACTCAAGGGTATCATTGGCTATGTGGAGGAGGATTTGGTTTCCACCGACTTTGTTGGTGACAGCAG GTCGAGCATCTTCGATGCCAAGGCTGGTATCGCCCTGAACGATAACTTCATCAAGCTTGTCTCGTGGTACGACAACGAGTGGGGCTACAGCAACCGTGTCGTCGACCTGATCCGCCACATGTTCAAGACCCAGTAG